CAGCGCATGGCGGTGCGATGGCGGCACACGAATTTGCCTTCGTGCCGCTGTGTTACGGCGCGCTCGCCGCGATCTTCGGCGTGGTCACGACCACATCGCCGCATTGCGCGCGATGACGCAGCGCGTGATCGATCAGCACGAGCGCGAGCATCGACTCGGCGATCGGCGTTGCGCGAATGCCGACGCACGGGTCATGCCGCCCGAAGGTTTCGACGACCGCCGGCTGCCCCGCCTTGTCGATCGAACGGCGCGGCGTGCGAATGCTCGAGGTCGGCTTGATCGCGATCGACACCGTGATGTCCTGCCCCGTCGAAATACCGCCGAGCACACCGCCCGCGTGATTGCCGACGAAGCCCTCCGGCGTCAGCTCGTCGCCATGCACCGAGCCGCGTTGCGCGACGCTCGCGAAACCCGCGCCGATCTCCACGCCCTTCACCGCGTTGATGCCCATCATCGCGTGCGCGATGTCGGCGTCGAGGCGGTCGAATAGCGGCTCGCCGAGGCCGACCGGCACACCGGACGCGACCACGTTGATGCGAGCGCCGATCGAATCACCGTCCTTGCGCAGCGCGTCCATATACGTTTCGAGTTTCGGAACGATCTCGGCATTGGGCACGAAGAACGGGTTTTCGCGCACCTGCGCCCAATCGACGAATGGCACGTCGATCTCGCCGAGCGCGGCCATATAGCCGCGAATCTCGGTGCCGAACTTCTCGCGCAGCCACTTCTTCGCGACCGCACCGGCCGCGACCGTCGGCGCCGTCAGCCGCGCCGACGAGCGGCCGCCGCCGCGGTAATCGCGAATGCCGTACTTTTGCCAGTACGTGTAGTCGGCGTGGCCGGGGCGGAACGTCTCGGCGATGTTGCCGTAGTCCTTGCTGCGCTGGTCGGTGTTACGGATCAGCAGCGCGATCGGCGCGCCGGTGGTTTGACCTTCGAACACGCCCGAAAGAATCTCGACCTTGTCCTCTTCCTGGCGCTGCGTCACGTGGCGTGACGTGCCCGGCTTGCGGCGATCGAGTTCCAACTGGATATCGGCTTCGTTGAGCGCCATGCCCGGCGGGCAGCCATCGATCACGCAGCCGATAGCGGGGCCATGCGATTCGCCGAAGGTCGTGACAGTGAAAAGCGTACCGAGCGTGTTGCCGGACATGAGCGTCGTCCAAAGAAATGCGGGGAGAACGCTATTATGCCAGCCCGCTCGCGCCGAAGCCGGGCCTGGCGACGGCGATGGCCGCTATTTCCGCGCGCCGCGCAGCTCGGTCACGACCTGCTGCAGCTTCTCCGGCGTCGCGAGCGTCGGGTCGATCGGCTCGCCGACCACGAGGCTCAGCCGGCTCATCACGCCTT
Above is a window of Paraburkholderia sprentiae WSM5005 DNA encoding:
- the aroC gene encoding chorismate synthase; this translates as MSGNTLGTLFTVTTFGESHGPAIGCVIDGCPPGMALNEADIQLELDRRKPGTSRHVTQRQEEDKVEILSGVFEGQTTGAPIALLIRNTDQRSKDYGNIAETFRPGHADYTYWQKYGIRDYRGGGRSSARLTAPTVAAGAVAKKWLREKFGTEIRGYMAALGEIDVPFVDWAQVRENPFFVPNAEIVPKLETYMDALRKDGDSIGARINVVASGVPVGLGEPLFDRLDADIAHAMMGINAVKGVEIGAGFASVAQRGSVHGDELTPEGFVGNHAGGVLGGISTGQDITVSIAIKPTSSIRTPRRSIDKAGQPAVVETFGRHDPCVGIRATPIAESMLALVLIDHALRHRAQCGDVVVTTPKIAASAP